One genomic segment of Rhinoderma darwinii isolate aRhiDar2 unplaced genomic scaffold, aRhiDar2.hap1 Scaffold_733, whole genome shotgun sequence includes these proteins:
- the LOC142729711 gene encoding histone H2A type 1-like, producing MSGRGKQGGKVRAKAKTRSSRAGLQFPVGRVHRLLRKGNYAQRVGAGAPVYMAAVLEYLTAEILELAGNAARDNKKTRIIPRHLQLAVRNDEELNKLLGGVTIAQGGVLPNIQAVLLPKKTESSKSAKSK from the coding sequence ATGTCTGGAAGAGGAAAGCAAGGAGGCAAAGTGCGGGCTAAAGCCAAGACCCGCTCATCCCGGGCAGGACTTCAGTTTCCTGtcggtcgtgtgcacagacttCTCCGCAAGGGCAACTACGCTCAGAGGGTGGGTGCCGGCGCTCCGGTTTACATGGCCGCTGTGCTGGAATATCTGACCGCTGAGATCCTGGAACTGGCCGGAAATGCCGCCCGGGACAACAAGAAGACCCGAATCATCCCCCGTCACCTGCAGCTGGCCGTGCGCAATGACGAGGAGCTCAACAAGCTGCTGGGTGGTGTGACCATCGCTCAGGGAGGCGTCCTGCCCAACATCCAGGCCGTTCTGCTGCCCAAGAAGACCGAGAGCAGCAAAAGCGCCAAGAGCAAGTGA
- the LOC142729736 gene encoding histone H2B 1.1-like yields MPEPAKSAPAPKKGSKKAVTKTQKKDGKKRRKSRKEIYAIYVYKVLKQVHPDTGISSKAMGIMNSFVNDIFERIAGEASRLAHYNKRSTITSREIQTAVRLLLPGELAKHAVSEGTKAVTKYTSAK; encoded by the coding sequence atGCCTGAGCCCGCCAAGTCTGCCCCGGCGCCCAAGAAGGGCTCCAAGAAAGCCGTGACCAAGACACAGAAGAAGGACGGCAAGAAGCGGAGAAAGAGCAGGAAGGAGATTTACGCCATTTACGTGTACAAGGTGCTCAAGCAGGTCCACCCCGACACCGGCATCTCGTCCAAGGCTATGGGCATCATGAACtccttcgtcaatgacatcttcgagCGCATCGCAGGGGAAGCCTCCCGCCTGGCTCACTACAACAAGCGCTCCACCATCACCTCCCGGGAGATCCAGACTGCCGTGCGCCTGCTGCTGCCTGGAGAGCTGGCCAAGCACGCCGTGTCCGAGGGCACCAAGGCCGTCACCAAGTACACCAGCGCCAAGTAA